GAGCATCTTCTGCGCGCGCTCGACCTCGGCGCGGCGCAGCGCGTCGGCCTGGGTATGCATGTGGCGGATGATCGGCACCACGCTGCGCGTGTCGAGCCACTGCATGAAGTTCTGCACGCGCGTCTCGATGATGGTCTCGGCCTGCGCCACGGCCGCCTGCCGCGACGCGTTGCCTTCGCGCACGATCGCGCCGAGATCGTCGACGGTGTAGAGGAACACGTCCTTGAGCTTGCCGACTTCCTGCTCGATGTCGCGCGGCACGGCCAGGTCGACCATGAAGATCGGCCGGCGGCGGCGCGCCTTCACCGCGCGCTCGACGGCGCCCAGGCCGATGATCGGCAGCGTCGACGCGGTACACGAGACGATGATGTCGAACTCGTGCATGCGGGTGGGCAGGTCCGCGAGCGGCATCGCGCGGCCGCCGAAACGCTCGGCGAGCCTCGCGCCGCGCTCGGCGGTGCGGTTCGCGACCACCAGCTCGCGCGGCTTCTGCGCGGCGAAGTGGGTCGCGCAAAGCTCGATCATCTCGCCCGCGCCGATGAACAGCACCTTCTGGTCGGCCACGTTCTCGAAGATCCGCTGCGCGAGACGCACCGCGGCCGCGGCCATCGACACCGACTGCGCGCCGATCTCGGTGGTGCTGCGCACTTCCTTGGCCACCGCGAAGGTGCGCTGGAACAGCTGGTTCAGATAGGTGCCGAGCGCGCCGGCTTCCGAGGCGGTGCGCACCGCGTCCTTCATCTGGCCGACGATCTGGGTTTCGCCGAGCACCATCGAGTCGAGCCCGGAGGCGACCCGGAACGCGTGACGCACGGCTTCGGACTGCGGCAGCGCGTAGACGTGCGGGGCCAGTTCGTCGGCCGGGATGCGATGGAATTCGGCGAGCCAGCGCACCGCCGCGTCGCGCGCGGCGCGATCGTCGGTGGCGCAGTACAGCTCGGTGCGGTTGCAGGTGGAGAGGATCGCCGCTTCGGGCGCGTTCGGCGCCTGGCGGCCCAGGAAGACGTCCTTCAGCGTGGACAGTGCAGGCTTGATCTGTTCGAGCGGAAACGCCACGCGTTCGCGCAGGGCGACAGGCGCAGTGTGATGATTGATTCCGATCGTGAGGAGCTGCATATCCGGGGGCTATCGTTTAGGTTCGCATTATAGCGTCTTACCGCTTTTGTCACCGGCAGCCGTGCCGCTGGCCGATCGACCAGCCGACGCATCCCGCGCGGCAGCCCGTCGCGCCCGTCGGACGGCGCTGCCGCGGCATTCCGGCAGGTGCGACCCGGCGTGCCTTCGGCCGAAAAATCCGTCCCGCGCGGGGAGGCGCGACGGCAGGTCGCAGCAGCTTGGCGGTACGATGCGCCGGAATCGCCGGCTTGACAACCGGGCTTGCCCGGAATTCGCGCTGTTTTTGCCTGATGTTTGGGATTGGACGGGCCATATGGCTGAAGCGGTGGAAAAAGTGACGGATCAATCGATGCGGGCCGGACGAGTCGGACGCGCGTGCGTCGGCGGCGTCGCATCGTGGCGTCGGGAATCGGTGCCGCATCGCGGTGCCGAATCAAGCCGCTGAACACGGCGCAGGATCGTGACGCGATGCGACAGGCGCGGCCCCGCCCCGCCGCACCAGCGTATTTATGTAGACTTGCCTAACGATAAGACGACCCCTAAACTCGTCCGCTGCGCGGGGGCAATTTCGTCAGCGCTATCTCAATACAATCCGAATCCTCGTCATCCCCGGGGCGCAAGCCCGCGATGCCGCGCGTTTCGTTCAGGCCCGGGGCAATGGCGATCGAAAATTCAAAAGAAGGCGCGGGATGAACTGGTTGGGAATCGTCGTCCTGGGGCTCGCCGTGGGCGGGCTCGGCTGGTGGCTGCACCCGGCCCGGGCCGGCCGGCGCGGCTGGCGCGCGGCGCTCGTCGCGGGCTTGGCCGGTGCGGCCGCCGCCCGGCTGGGCGGCAATCTCACCGGACTGTTCCACGACGGCGGCACGCTCGAATGGCCCGTCTGCGCCGCCACGGCGCTCGCCGCCGTCACGTTGACCACGGGCGCGCTCGCCCGCCGCTGAACCCACACCGATGGAATCCAACATGAACGCCCGTCATCCCGACGTCTCGCCCGTCCCCGCCCGGCTTGCCCTGTTGCGCAGCGCGATGGCGCGCGAGGGCGTCGCCGCCTGCCTCGTGCCGTCGGCCGATCCGCACCTGTCGGAATACCTGCCCGAGCACTGGCAGTCGCGCCGCTGGCTGTCCGGCTTCACGGGCTCGGTCGGCACGCTGGTGGTGACGGCCGACTTCGCCGGCCTGTGGGTCGACAGCCGCTACTGGGTGCAGGCCGCCGCGCAGCTCGACGGCACCGGCGTGCAACTGATGAAGATGATGGGCGGCCAGCAGACCCAGCCGCACGTCGAGTGGCTTGCCGAGCACGTGCCGGCGGGCGCCGCGGTCAGCGTGGACGGCGCGGTGCTCGGCGTGGCCGCCGCGCGCGCGCTGGCCGCGGCGCTTGGCGCGCGCGGCGTGGTGCTGCGCACCGACCTCGACCTGCTCGAACGGATCTGGCCGGAGCGTCCCGCGCTGCCGGTGGCGCCCGTGTTCGAACACGTCGCGCCGCACGCGCACACCGCGCGCGCCGACAAGCTCGCGCAGGTGCGCGAGGCGATGCGGGCGCAGGGCGCCGGGCTGCATTTCATCTCGACGCTCGACGACATCGCGTGGCTGTTCAACCTGCGCGGCGCCGACGTCAGCTACAACCCGGTGTTCGTCGCGCACGCGCTGATCACGGCCGACCAGGCGACGCTGTTCATCGTCGACGGCAAGCTCGACGCGGCGCTGCAGGCGTCGCTCGCGGCCGACGGCGTGACGGTGCGCGCCTACGAGGCGGCCGCGGCGGCGCTGGCCGCGCTGCCGGCCGGCAGCACGCTGCTGATCGATCCGCGCCGTGTCACGTTCGGCTCGCTGCAGGCGGTGCCGGACACGGTGCGGCTGGCCGAGGCCGTCAACCCGTCGACGTTCGCCAAGTCGCGCAAGACGCCGGCCGAGATCGCCCACGTGCGCGAGACGATGGCGCGCGACGGCGCGGCGCTGGCCGAATTCTTCGCCTGGTTCGAGGCTGCGCTCGGCCACGAGACCCTCACCGAGCTGACCATCGACGAGCAGCTGACCGCCGCGCGCGCGCGCCAGCCCGGCTTCGTGTCGCCGAGCTTCGCGACCATTGCCGGCTTCAACGCGAACGGCGCGATGCCGCACTATCGCGCGACGCCCGAGGCGCACGCGACGATCGAGGGCGACGGGCTGCTGTTGATCGACTCGGGCGGCCAGTTCGTGGGCGGCACCACCGACATCACTCGGGTGGTGCCGGTCGGCACGCCGAGCGAGGCGCAGCGGCGCGACTTCACGATCGTGCTGAAGGCGATGATCGCGCTGTCGCGCGCGCGTTTCCCGCGCGGCATCCGCTCGCCGATGCTCGATGCGATCGCACGCGCGCCGATGTGGGCCGCCGGGCTCGACTACGGCCACGGCACGGGGCACGGCGTCGGTTATTTCCTGAACGTCCACGAAGGCCCGCAGGTGATCGCGCACTACGCGGCGGCCGATCCGCAGACGGCGATGGAGGAGGGCATGATCACCTCGAACGAGCCGGGCGTGTACCGGCCGGGGCAGTGGGGCGTGCGCATCGAGAACCTGGTGCTGAACCGCGCGGCCGGGCAGACGCCGTTCGGCGATTTCCTCGAGTTCGAGACGCTGACGCTGTGCCCGATCGACACGCGTTGCGTGCTGGCCGAACTGCTCGACGCGGGCGAGCGCGCCTGGCTCGACGACTATCATGCGACGGTGCGCGAGCGCGTCGGCCCGCTCGTCACGGGGGCGGCGAAAACCTGGCTCGAGGCGCGCACCCAGCCGCTCTGACGCACCGGGCCGGATTCTGAGGAGGAACGCATGCCTGCCATCCGGGCGGTCGTGTTCGACTTCGGCGGGGTGCTGATCGACTGGAACCCCGAGTATCTGTACCGGCAGCTGATTCCCGACGCCGAGGCGCGACGGCGCTTTCTCACCGAGGTTTGCGGGATGGACTGGGTGGTGCGGCAGGACGCGGGCCAGACCATCGCGGACGGCACCGCCGAGAAGATCGCCGAGTTCCCGCAGCACGCGGCGCTGATCCGCGCGTTCTACGCGCGCTGGCCCGAGATGGTGGCGGGCCAGTTCGACGACGGCGTCGCGCTGGTCGAGCGGCTCGACGCGGCCGGCGTGCCGCTGTTCGGGCTCACCAACTGGTCGGTCGAGACGTTCCCGCATGCCTGGGAGCGCTACGCGGTGCTGCGGCGCTTTCGCGACATCGTGGTGTCGGGGCGCGTGAAGCTCGCCAAGCCCGATCCGGCGATCTACCGCGAGATGTTCGCGCGCATCGCCGCGCAGCTGCCCGGCATCGCGCCGGGTGAACTCGTGTTCGTCGACGACAACCCGCGCAACGCGCAGGCGGCCACGGCGCTCGGCTGGCACGGCATCCACCATACGGGCGTGGCGGCCACCGAGGCGCGGCTGCGCGAACTCGGCCTGCCGGCTTGAGACCTGCGAGTGCCGGCGTCTTGTCCCGGCGACGCCGCTCATGAAAAAACGGGCGAATTCGCCCGTTTTTTTCGTTGCCGCGTCGCCTGCCGGCGTGGGCCGCTCAGCGGCTGATCGGCTTGAAGCGGATCCGCTTCGGCTTGGCCGCTTCCTCGCCGAGGCGCGCGCGCTTGTCCGCTTCGTATTCCTGGTAGTTGCCGTCGAAGAACACCACCTGCGAATCGCCCTCGAACGCGAGGATGTGCGTCGCGATCCGGTCGAGGAACCAGCGATCGTGCGAGATCACCATCACCGAGCCCGCGAATTCGAGCAGCGCGTCTTCCAGCGCGCGCAGCGTTTCGACGTCGAGGTCGTTCGACGGTTCGTCGAGCAGCAGCACGTTGCCGCCGGCGATCAGCGTCTTGGCCAGGTGCAGGCGCCCGCGCTCACCGCCCGACAGGTTGCCGACGATCTTCTGCTGGTCGCCGCCCTTGAAGTTGAAGCGGCCGATGTAGGCGCGCGACGGCGTTTCGTACTTGCCCACCGTCAGCACGTCGGCGCCGCCCGAGATTTCCTCGAACACGGTCTTCTCGGCCGCGAGCGCGTCGCGGCTCTGGTCGACGTAGGCGAGCTTGACGGTCGGGCCGTGCACGATCTCGCCCGAATCCGGCTGCTCCTTGCCCGTCAGCATGCGGAACAGCGTCGACTTGCCCGCGCCGTTCGGCCCGATGATGCCGACGATCGCGCCGGCCGGGATCTTGAAGCTGAGGTCGTCGATCAGCAGGCGGTCGCCGTAGGCCTTGCTGACGTTCTTGAACTCGATCACTTCGTTGCCGAGGCGCTCGCCCGCCGGAATGAAGATTTCCTGCGTTTCGTTGCGCTTCTGGTATTCCTGGCTGCTCAGTTCCTCGAAGCGGGCGATCCGCGCCTTCGATTTCGCCTGGCGGCCCTTCGGGTTCTGGCGCACCCACTCCAGTTCCTTCTTGATCGCCTTCTGGCGCGCCGATTCGGACGCCTCTTCCTGCTTCAGCCGCTCTTCCTTCTGGTCGAGCCAGCTGCTGTAGTTGCCCTTCCAGGGGATGCCGTGGCCGCGGTCGAGTTCGAGAATCCACTCGGCCGCGTTGTCGAGGAAGTAGCGATCGTGGGTGACCGCCACCACGGTGCCCGGGAAGCGCGTCAGGAACTGTTCGAGCCACTCGACCGATTCCGCGTCGAGGTGGTTGGTCGGCTCGTCGAGCAGCAGCATGTCGGGCTTCTCGAGCAGCAGCTTGCAGAGCGCGACGCGGCGCTTCTCGCCGCCCGACAGGTGCTCGATCTTCGCATCCCAGGCCGGCAGGCGCAGCGCGTCGGCCGCGATCTCGATCTGCTGCTCGGGGCTGCCGCCGTCGGCGGTGGCGAGGATCGCCTCGTACTTGGCCTGCTCGGCCGCGAGCGCGTCGAAATCGGCGTCGGGTTCGGCGTAGGCGGCGTAGATCTCGTCGAGCTTCTTCTGCGCGCCGAACACGTCGCCGAGCCCTTCCTCCACCGCCTCGCGGACGGTCTTGGTCGGGTCGAGCTGCGGCTCCTGCGGCAGGTAGCCGATGTTCAGGTTCGGCATCGGCGTGGCTTCGCCCTCGATGTCCTTGTCGACGCCCGCCATGATGCGGATCAGCGTCGACTTGCCCGAGCCGTTCAGGCCGAGCAGGCCGATTTTCGCGCCGGGGAAGAACGACAGCGAGATGTCTTTCAGGATCTGGCGCTTGGGCGGCACGATCTTGCCGACCCGGTTCATCGTGAATACGTATTGGGCCATCTGCGTCAGTGGAACTCGTCAAGGTTGGGGCCGTCGCCGCGCCGCGCGCGGCGGCGAGGGGCGACGGAGGGTCCGGTGCGGACCGGAGCGCTGCCGTGACTGGACGGCGGCGCGGCCGCGAGCGAGGCGCGGCGAGACCGCGTATTGTACTGCGCGCGGCGGGCCGGCCGCGAGCGTCGGCGGGTGCTTACCGGTGCGGGCGGTGTGCCGCCGCAATGGTGAACGGCCGGGCGCGATCGGCCGTGACAGCGCTCGGGCCTGCCGTCCGCCCCGTGGCGGCAACCGTCCCGCTTCGCGACGATGCCGGCGGCAGCACGCGGGTGCGGCTATCTCGATCCGAAGGCGGCCAGCGCGACCCGCGCCATGCCGCGCGCGCCGGTCCGGCTGTCGCGCGCCGGTCCCGTCGCCGTGGCCGCGCCGCTGCGCCGGCACTGGCGCGAGCTCGCCGCGTTCGACGCGGGCCGCGATTGAGCGCGCCGGGCCGACGCGCCCGGGCGCATCCGCCCCACTGCATGGCGTTTGAAATATTGAGTGATACGTACGCCATGCGGGCGTTTTTTCGACAAGGCATAATCTGCGGCTGGGCGACGCATGCCCGACATCAGCAGTCCGGACGGAGGCGGCGCGGGAATGCGTGCCGGGCATCCGGAACTCGCTGTCTTGATCGATGGTTATTTGTAAGCTTGTTGCGTTTTTCATGTCACTACCAGCAATCGGCTTCACTCGCGCGGGGCGCACCGGGGCAAGCCCGTCCATGCCGCAGGATCGGGCGTGGTGAAGCTCACGCCTTCCGGCACCGTCGATCGATCGGCCTCGTCGTGCAGCAGACAACGGGGAACCGCCGCGTGAACATCCACGATTATTCGGTCACGTTTGCCTGCCACAACCAGATCGAGTACACGCGCCAGTGCATCGACAGCCTGATCGGCCACGGTATGCCGCTCGATCGCGTGGTGGTGGTCGACAATGCCTCGTCGGACAGCACGCGTGACTATCTGGCTACGCTGCCGCTCGGCGGCCGGATCTTCAATCACGACAATCTCGGCTGCGGCGCGGCCTGGAACCAGGGCATCCTGCACCGGCAGTCCGAGTGGACCGTGGTGATGAACAACGACGTGCTGGTGTCGGCGCAGTGGATCGAGAACCTGATCGGCACCGCGGTGCGCCACGGCGTGCGGGTCGCTTCGCCCGCGCTGATCGAGGGCTCGCTCGACTACGATTTCAATCGGCAGGCGCCGGTCTGGAGCCACACCATGCGCGATGCGCGGCGTGTCGGCACCTGCCACGCGGTCTGCCTGCTCGTGCATCGCAGCGTCTGGATGGAGGTCGGCTATTTCCGCGCCTCGCCGCAGCTGCTCGGCTTCGAGGACACGCTGTTCTTTCATGAACTCGCGAAGGCACGGGTGCCGTCCGAGATCGTCGGCGCGGCGTGGCTGCATCACTACGGTTCGATCACGCAGTCGGAGATGAAGCGCGAGCGCGGCCTGTCCGCGCGGCAGGGGCTCGGGATGCGCAACAACTACCAGTTGCTCGGGCAGAGCTGGCTGTCGCGCAAGCTCGACAAGCTCGAGCGCACGCGGCGCGGCCGCGCGTGGCGCGCCAGCGAACTCGCCGACTACGGCATGACGCTGCACGGCGTGCGCCGGCACCACGATTTCGAATGGAACTGAGCGCCCGGCGTGCCGGGCTCCGCTTTCCCCTTTCCTGTTTCCGCCACGGTCCTGCTCGATGACTTCGACGCGCCGCCCGAAGATTTACGATTGCTTCTGCTATTTCAACGAGGACATGCTGCTCGAGCTGCGGCTCGAGATCCTGTGGGATCACGTCGATTACTTCGTGATCGCGGAATCGCGCTACACGCAGGTCGGTGACGAGAAGCCGCTGAACTTCGACATGGAACGCTTCGCGCGCTTTCGCAGCAAGATCCGCTATCTCGCGATCGATCACCTGCCGCCGGGCGCGCCCGATCCGTGGAAGAACGAGAACTACCAGCGCAGCTACCTGTTCAACGGGCTGCACGACGCCGAGCCCGACGACCTGATCGTGGTGTCCGACCTCGACGAGATTCCGCGGCCCGAATGCCTGCGCCGCTTCGATGCGCGGCGCTACCTGCGCGCGGACCTGCATCAGTATTGCTACGCCTACTTCCTGAACAACCGGCTGATGGACGGCGACGGTTTCGCCGACTGGACCGGCACGCGCGTGACCACCTACCGGCATCTGACGACGTTCTTCGGCAACGTCAACGCGGTGCGTTCGTACAAGTCGGCGGGGCTGCTGCGTTCGCTCAGGCGCGCGTGGTTCCGGCGCTTCCGGGTCCAGCAGGTCCGCCATGCCGGCTGGCATTTCTCGTGGGTCACGAGCCCGGCGGCGATGATCGTCAAGATGCGCAGCGTGGCCGACCAGAAGTTCATGAGCGACGCGTTTCAGGATCTCGACTTCATCGAGGCGCGGATCCGTTCCGGCCGCGACGTGCTCGACCGGCCGCTGCGCTACGTGCCGCAGCCGGTCGAGGCGCCCCAGTTCCCGAGCGAGATCGTCGCGGCGCGCGAGCGCCTGGCGCGCTGGCTGATCGAGCCGGCCGATTCTGCCGCGTCGGTGCCGGCCGCTGCGGGCGGGCAGCCCTGATGCCGGACGCGGATCAGGTCGCGCCCGGCGCCGGGCCGCGCCGACGGCTTGGCCGGCTGGCCGCCGTCGCGCTCGGGCGGCCCGATGCCGGCGGCTTCGAGCTGTGCCTCGCCGCGCTGCTGTTCATGGCCGTGGCGGGTTACCTGTCGCTGCGCGGCGCGACCAATGCCTGCCTGATGCTGCTTGCGCTGCTGTCGCTGGCCGGCCTGCGCGGCGCGTGGCGCGACGCCGGCCGCCGCGGCACACGGCGCGCGCTGCTGCTCGCCGCCGCCGCGCTCACCGCGCCGATCGTGTCCGTGGCGATCGGCCAGGCGCTGCGCGGCGAGTGGCTCGCGAAGGCCTTCGACGCGCCGTCGCGGCTGCTGCTCGCGATCCCGGTGATGCTGGCGTTTCATCATCGGCGCATCGATGCGGTGCGGATTCTCGGCTTCGCCGCGCCGCTCGCGCTGATCGAACTGGTGGTGCAGGTGCGCCTCGATCCGCGCGCGCTGGTGGCGTGGCAGGGACGCTACGCGACCTATTTCGTCGATACCGACATGTTCGGCGTCTACACGCTGCTGCTCGCGGCGTTCGCCTTGTTCGCGCTGAAGCGGGGGAGTTCGGCCGGTTCGGCGGGGGCGGGCGCGGCGCGGCCGGGCTGGATGCTGCCCCCGACGGTGTCCCGCGTTCTGGTGGTGTCCGGCGTGTGCGCGGGCGCCTATCTGGTGGTGGCCTCGCAGACGCGCACCGCCTACCTGCTGGTGCCGGTCGCGGCGCTGCTCTGGCTCTGGCTGCGGCGGCCGGCGCTCGATGCCCGCACGGCGGTGTGCGTGCTGCTGGCGCTGGTGGCCGGCGTGGCCGCGTTCAGCGGCGCGACGGATCGGCTCGTCAGCATTTATGCCGACGTCTCGACCTGGGCCGATGCGTCGAATCCCGATACCTCGGGCGGCTTTCGGCTGACGATGTGGCGCATCGCCTGGGCGCTGTTCCTGCATCGTCCGTGGCAGGGCTACGGCGACACCGGCTTTCGCGCGCTGCTCGAC
The genomic region above belongs to Burkholderia plantarii and contains:
- the ettA gene encoding energy-dependent translational throttle protein EttA; amino-acid sequence: MAQYVFTMNRVGKIVPPKRQILKDISLSFFPGAKIGLLGLNGSGKSTLIRIMAGVDKDIEGEATPMPNLNIGYLPQEPQLDPTKTVREAVEEGLGDVFGAQKKLDEIYAAYAEPDADFDALAAEQAKYEAILATADGGSPEQQIEIAADALRLPAWDAKIEHLSGGEKRRVALCKLLLEKPDMLLLDEPTNHLDAESVEWLEQFLTRFPGTVVAVTHDRYFLDNAAEWILELDRGHGIPWKGNYSSWLDQKEERLKQEEASESARQKAIKKELEWVRQNPKGRQAKSKARIARFEELSSQEYQKRNETQEIFIPAGERLGNEVIEFKNVSKAYGDRLLIDDLSFKIPAGAIVGIIGPNGAGKSTLFRMLTGKEQPDSGEIVHGPTVKLAYVDQSRDALAAEKTVFEEISGGADVLTVGKYETPSRAYIGRFNFKGGDQQKIVGNLSGGERGRLHLAKTLIAGGNVLLLDEPSNDLDVETLRALEDALLEFAGSVMVISHDRWFLDRIATHILAFEGDSQVVFFDGNYQEYEADKRARLGEEAAKPKRIRFKPISR
- the hemA gene encoding glutamyl-tRNA reductase — protein: MQLLTIGINHHTAPVALRERVAFPLEQIKPALSTLKDVFLGRQAPNAPEAAILSTCNRTELYCATDDRAARDAAVRWLAEFHRIPADELAPHVYALPQSEAVRHAFRVASGLDSMVLGETQIVGQMKDAVRTASEAGALGTYLNQLFQRTFAVAKEVRSTTEIGAQSVSMAAAAVRLAQRIFENVADQKVLFIGAGEMIELCATHFAAQKPRELVVANRTAERGARLAERFGGRAMPLADLPTRMHEFDIIVSCTASTLPIIGLGAVERAVKARRRRPIFMVDLAVPRDIEQEVGKLKDVFLYTVDDLGAIVREGNASRQAAVAQAETIIETRVQNFMQWLDTRSVVPIIRHMHTQADALRRAEVERAQKMLARGDDPLAVLDALSQALTNKLIHGPTSALNRTSGTERDQLIDLMRGFYAHGPRADN
- a CDS encoding aminopeptidase P family protein → MNARHPDVSPVPARLALLRSAMAREGVAACLVPSADPHLSEYLPEHWQSRRWLSGFTGSVGTLVVTADFAGLWVDSRYWVQAAAQLDGTGVQLMKMMGGQQTQPHVEWLAEHVPAGAAVSVDGAVLGVAAARALAAALGARGVVLRTDLDLLERIWPERPALPVAPVFEHVAPHAHTARADKLAQVREAMRAQGAGLHFISTLDDIAWLFNLRGADVSYNPVFVAHALITADQATLFIVDGKLDAALQASLAADGVTVRAYEAAAAALAALPAGSTLLIDPRRVTFGSLQAVPDTVRLAEAVNPSTFAKSRKTPAEIAHVRETMARDGAALAEFFAWFEAALGHETLTELTIDEQLTAARARQPGFVSPSFATIAGFNANGAMPHYRATPEAHATIEGDGLLLIDSGGQFVGGTTDITRVVPVGTPSEAQRRDFTIVLKAMIALSRARFPRGIRSPMLDAIARAPMWAAGLDYGHGTGHGVGYFLNVHEGPQVIAHYAAADPQTAMEEGMITSNEPGVYRPGQWGVRIENLVLNRAAGQTPFGDFLEFETLTLCPIDTRCVLAELLDAGERAWLDDYHATVRERVGPLVTGAAKTWLEARTQPL
- a CDS encoding O-antigen ligase family protein: MPDADQVAPGAGPRRRLGRLAAVALGRPDAGGFELCLAALLFMAVAGYLSLRGATNACLMLLALLSLAGLRGAWRDAGRRGTRRALLLAAAALTAPIVSVAIGQALRGEWLAKAFDAPSRLLLAIPVMLAFHHRRIDAVRILGFAAPLALIELVVQVRLDPRALVAWQGRYATYFVDTDMFGVYTLLLAAFALFALKRGSSAGSAGAGAARPGWMLPPTVSRVLVVSGVCAGAYLVVASQTRTAYLLVPVAALLWLWLRRPALDARTAVCVLLALVAGVAAFSGATDRLVSIYADVSTWADASNPDTSGGFRLTMWRIAWALFLHRPWQGYGDTGFRALLDAPWITSFASERARQMIHAGPHNELLANLLRSGVAGGLAVATLFAVPLGLFWRARRLDADAAARRAADTGIAFMICLMLACVTFEMFTLKYTASFNALVIATLVAQALGVGGGSRERGAGESGGA
- a CDS encoding beta-1,4-mannosyl-glycoprotein beta-1,4-N-acetylglucosaminyltransferase, which encodes MTSTRRPKIYDCFCYFNEDMLLELRLEILWDHVDYFVIAESRYTQVGDEKPLNFDMERFARFRSKIRYLAIDHLPPGAPDPWKNENYQRSYLFNGLHDAEPDDLIVVSDLDEIPRPECLRRFDARRYLRADLHQYCYAYFLNNRLMDGDGFADWTGTRVTTYRHLTTFFGNVNAVRSYKSAGLLRSLRRAWFRRFRVQQVRHAGWHFSWVTSPAAMIVKMRSVADQKFMSDAFQDLDFIEARIRSGRDVLDRPLRYVPQPVEAPQFPSEIVAARERLARWLIEPADSAASVPAAAGGQP
- a CDS encoding glycosyltransferase family 2 protein; protein product: MNIHDYSVTFACHNQIEYTRQCIDSLIGHGMPLDRVVVVDNASSDSTRDYLATLPLGGRIFNHDNLGCGAAWNQGILHRQSEWTVVMNNDVLVSAQWIENLIGTAVRHGVRVASPALIEGSLDYDFNRQAPVWSHTMRDARRVGTCHAVCLLVHRSVWMEVGYFRASPQLLGFEDTLFFHELAKARVPSEIVGAAWLHHYGSITQSEMKRERGLSARQGLGMRNNYQLLGQSWLSRKLDKLERTRRGRAWRASELADYGMTLHGVRRHHDFEWN
- a CDS encoding HAD family hydrolase, with protein sequence MPAIRAVVFDFGGVLIDWNPEYLYRQLIPDAEARRRFLTEVCGMDWVVRQDAGQTIADGTAEKIAEFPQHAALIRAFYARWPEMVAGQFDDGVALVERLDAAGVPLFGLTNWSVETFPHAWERYAVLRRFRDIVVSGRVKLAKPDPAIYREMFARIAAQLPGIAPGELVFVDDNPRNAQAATALGWHGIHHTGVAATEARLRELGLPA